The following proteins come from a genomic window of Methanocella conradii HZ254:
- the larA gene encoding nickel-dependent lactate racemase — MSIIDLKYGKGHFEVDVPDKNLANIILPNELSGVADEQAEIRRALENPIGSARLRDKVRKGMKVAIIISDATRPCPSYKFLPALIDELKAGGVIEDNMTIVIALGSHRNSTPEERKYLLGPVYGRVRCIDHDKHDCRYVGTSSFGHRIEVFREVVDSDFIICTGNAEYHYFAGYTGGAKAILPGCASHDTIEANHAMMVSPKAETGRLDSPIREEIDEVPGMMDIGFLLDVVLNSKKEIVAAVAGDVIKAHREGIKYVDRMYSVRVPKADIVITSAGGYPKDINMYQAQKAMDNCKHIVKDGGTMILVAQCPERLGNGVFARWVDEATTIEAQARRMDEHFELGGHKASVIARTAMKCDIYLVSEIPEHIVRKMFLIPAKSPQEALDAALKKHGPNATVVVSPFGGMMLPKPI; from the coding sequence ATGTCCATCATTGATCTAAAGTATGGTAAAGGGCATTTTGAGGTAGATGTGCCCGATAAAAACCTGGCTAATATCATACTCCCAAACGAGCTTTCCGGGGTAGCGGATGAGCAGGCGGAGATAAGGAGGGCTCTGGAGAATCCTATTGGTTCTGCGAGGCTCAGGGATAAAGTCAGGAAGGGGATGAAGGTAGCCATTATAATAAGCGATGCTACCAGGCCCTGCCCCTCTTACAAGTTTTTGCCTGCTTTAATAGATGAGCTAAAGGCGGGCGGCGTGATTGAGGATAATATGACTATTGTGATAGCCCTTGGAAGCCATCGCAATTCCACGCCGGAGGAGCGCAAATACCTGCTGGGGCCTGTTTATGGCAGGGTGCGCTGCATTGACCATGATAAGCATGATTGCAGGTATGTGGGCACCTCGAGCTTTGGCCACAGGATAGAGGTGTTCAGAGAAGTGGTGGATTCAGACTTTATAATATGTACGGGTAATGCTGAGTATCATTATTTTGCCGGCTATACGGGCGGAGCAAAGGCTATACTGCCAGGGTGCGCGAGCCATGATACCATCGAGGCGAACCACGCCATGATGGTGAGCCCGAAGGCGGAGACGGGCCGGCTGGACAGCCCCATCAGGGAGGAGATAGATGAGGTGCCTGGAATGATGGATATCGGGTTTTTGCTAGACGTGGTGCTGAACAGCAAGAAGGAGATAGTCGCCGCAGTCGCAGGGGACGTTATAAAGGCGCATAGGGAGGGCATAAAATACGTGGACCGCATGTATAGCGTTCGAGTGCCGAAGGCGGACATAGTGATAACGAGTGCCGGAGGCTATCCTAAGGACATCAACATGTACCAGGCCCAGAAGGCCATGGATAACTGTAAGCACATCGTGAAGGATGGCGGCACCATGATACTGGTGGCGCAGTGCCCGGAGCGCCTGGGTAATGGCGTGTTCGCACGCTGGGTGGACGAGGCGACCACCATAGAGGCGCAGGCCCGCCGCATGGACGAGCATTTCGAGCTTGGCGGCCATAAGGCCTCTGTCATCGCGAGGACGGCCATGAAATGCGATATTTACCTCGTCTCGGAGATTCCGGAGCATATCGTCCGAAAAATGTTCCTCATCCCGGCGAAGTCGCCCCAGGAGGCCCTTGATGCTGCCCTTAAGAAACATGGCCCTAACGCAACCGTGGTGGTATCCCCGTTTGGCGGCATGATGTTACCAAAGCCCATCTAA
- a CDS encoding amylo-alpha-1,6-glucosidase, producing MLHKPPMTERDKIHETHTQVKDILGAMVIRDGPLTLVTMRNGDIPSEDNHGYGLYHRDCRFLSGYTLKCNGKTPTDILSSDEKGHASITMLTNQRYVDPAGNFVNKDTLSIRRDRIIPGVLDERITITNYNDFETMVTLSLEFDSDFDDIFTVRGITGPTNGKLLPPAYERNVLTLEYIGEDGHHRRTRIAFDPQPVRVEEGMATFNIRVKPREPQAIHVRIYAEDSPIDPPSMPGPAEIERRIKGIKASYADTMECCSNIQTDNGIFNKVFLRSLSDLRMLYSGLPIDIYYSAGVPWYDALFGRDSIISAIQVMPYNPEVARSTLRVLAAYQGKKEDDWRDERPGKILHELRVGEQANLNRIPDTPYYGSVDSTPLFLILMAEYIDWTGDMALFHELLGSVEAALRWIDTYGDLDGSGFTSYTCYSPKGLYNQCWKDSWDSICHSDGAIAIHPIAAAEVQGYVYMAKRRIANLYERIGRHEEAERLRRDAMSLRWKFNDRFWMGDVRYFAEALDKEGRCNVVSSNPAQALWGEIVEPEKAKAVVDRIFEEDMFSGWGIRTLSAREKRYNPLGYHTGTIWPHDNSLIAMGLNRYGFKDELSVIFTSMYEAAAFYPNYRLPELFGGFQRGEYDVPIKYPVACSPQAWSAGAIPYMLSATLGFIPDALNRRLTLYKPKLPPWLSTVRIGKLIVGEAYTHLEFKRVGDSTLVNVVGKRGDLEVHVVY from the coding sequence GTGTTGCATAAACCACCGATGACTGAAAGGGATAAGATTCACGAGACCCACACTCAGGTCAAGGATATACTGGGAGCCATGGTCATACGTGACGGCCCCCTAACCCTGGTCACCATGAGAAATGGCGATATCCCCAGCGAGGATAACCATGGCTATGGCCTTTATCATCGTGACTGCAGGTTTTTAAGCGGCTACACGCTAAAGTGCAACGGGAAAACGCCGACGGATATTTTGTCGAGCGACGAGAAGGGGCATGCCTCAATAACCATGCTTACCAACCAGCGCTACGTAGACCCTGCCGGCAATTTCGTGAATAAGGACACTCTGAGCATTCGTCGTGACAGGATTATACCAGGAGTCCTCGATGAGAGGATTACCATAACCAACTATAACGATTTTGAGACGATGGTTACGCTTTCCCTTGAGTTTGATTCAGACTTTGACGACATTTTCACGGTCAGGGGCATCACAGGGCCTACCAACGGAAAGCTATTGCCCCCGGCTTATGAGCGTAACGTTCTAACGCTAGAATATATTGGCGAGGACGGCCATCATCGAAGGACGAGGATAGCGTTTGACCCGCAGCCTGTACGTGTCGAGGAGGGCATGGCCACATTTAACATACGTGTCAAGCCCCGCGAGCCACAGGCCATCCATGTCAGGATATACGCTGAGGACTCGCCAATCGACCCCCCATCGATGCCAGGGCCTGCCGAGATAGAGAGGAGGATAAAGGGCATCAAGGCCTCGTATGCCGACACGATGGAGTGCTGCAGCAACATCCAGACGGATAATGGCATCTTCAACAAGGTATTCTTACGCTCGCTCTCCGACCTGAGGATGCTCTACTCGGGCTTGCCCATAGACATCTATTATTCGGCAGGGGTGCCCTGGTACGACGCACTTTTTGGCCGGGACAGCATCATCTCGGCCATACAGGTAATGCCATACAACCCGGAGGTGGCGAGGAGCACGCTAAGGGTGCTGGCAGCCTATCAGGGCAAGAAGGAGGATGACTGGCGGGACGAGAGGCCCGGCAAGATACTCCACGAGCTAAGGGTTGGGGAGCAGGCAAACCTGAACCGCATCCCGGACACGCCCTACTATGGCAGCGTCGATTCGACGCCCCTCTTTCTAATACTCATGGCCGAGTACATAGACTGGACGGGCGATATGGCCCTGTTCCACGAGCTGCTTGGCAGCGTGGAGGCGGCATTAAGGTGGATAGACACGTATGGGGACCTCGATGGCTCGGGATTCACCTCCTATACTTGCTATTCCCCAAAAGGCCTGTATAACCAGTGCTGGAAGGACTCATGGGACTCGATATGCCATTCCGACGGCGCCATCGCCATCCACCCTATAGCCGCCGCCGAAGTACAGGGATACGTGTACATGGCAAAGAGGCGCATCGCTAACCTATACGAGCGCATCGGCAGGCACGAGGAGGCGGAGCGGCTGAGGCGTGACGCGATGAGCCTTCGATGGAAGTTCAACGATAGGTTCTGGATGGGCGATGTGCGCTATTTTGCGGAGGCGCTGGATAAAGAAGGCCGGTGTAACGTAGTATCTTCCAACCCGGCTCAGGCGCTATGGGGGGAGATAGTAGAGCCAGAGAAGGCTAAAGCCGTCGTGGATAGGATATTCGAGGAGGACATGTTTTCGGGCTGGGGCATACGGACCCTGTCGGCAAGGGAAAAACGCTACAACCCGCTGGGCTACCACACGGGCACAATCTGGCCCCATGACAACTCGCTAATCGCAATGGGCCTGAATAGATACGGCTTCAAGGACGAGCTTTCCGTCATCTTTACCAGCATGTATGAGGCGGCCGCATTCTACCCGAACTACAGGCTACCAGAGCTTTTCGGCGGCTTCCAGCGGGGGGAGTACGATGTGCCGATAAAGTACCCGGTCGCATGCAGCCCCCAGGCGTGGTCTGCGGGCGCTATACCATACATGCTCTCGGCGACGCTCGGGTTCATCCCGGATGCCCTGAACCGGCGTCTCACCCTCTATAAGCCAAAGCTTCCCCCATGGTTGAGCACGGTAAGGATAGGCAAGCTTATCGTCGGCGAGGCGTATACTCACCTCGAGTTCAAGCGGGTCGGCGATAGCACGCTCGTAAACGTGGTCGGAAAGCGTGGCGACCTCGAGGTGCACGTCGTTTATTGA
- a CDS encoding MgtC/SapB family protein: MVELILLQKLFTALLIGLIIGLEREIAQETRQNVKFAGLRTFGIVGLIGGIAAYLTTGGYAIFAAALAAIAALTIVAYYRSTEIEKHLGFTTETALLLTFLLGGLAYYEQAAAIILTIIVTILLAFKEPLHAFTYRIPKEEFYDSLKFALIALVILPILPDKAYGPLEAFNPYQIWLIVVILTGISFIGYFLVKWFGAGLGLPLTGLMGGLASSTAVTTSMAMRARENSELMYPAMVASTLSNMVMLLRVVFIISIFFAGLIPYVYPPVGMMCMTSILVASYFYLQGRGNGKAGQIQLKTPFNIVPALLFAAFITIVLFISRAALLYLGSYGLFLTSAAAGLADVDAITVSTARLAASGLADPSTAVTAIMIAVFVNLAVHSAYAFYFGTKRFGLYNAAMAAIVIASGIIVVALT, from the coding sequence ATGGTCGAACTAATACTCCTACAAAAGCTCTTCACGGCACTACTCATTGGACTAATCATTGGCCTTGAGAGGGAGATCGCACAGGAGACAAGGCAAAACGTCAAGTTCGCAGGGCTCAGGACATTCGGCATAGTAGGGCTCATAGGGGGAATAGCGGCATACCTGACCACCGGCGGGTACGCAATCTTCGCGGCAGCGCTGGCAGCAATAGCAGCACTAACCATAGTGGCGTATTACAGAAGCACAGAAATCGAAAAGCACCTCGGCTTCACAACTGAGACAGCACTACTGCTGACGTTCCTGCTGGGAGGCCTCGCATACTACGAGCAGGCGGCGGCGATTATACTTACGATAATCGTCACGATTCTGCTGGCCTTCAAAGAGCCCCTCCACGCCTTCACATACAGGATACCCAAGGAAGAGTTCTACGACTCCCTCAAGTTCGCGCTGATCGCGCTAGTAATCCTGCCAATATTGCCCGATAAGGCCTACGGGCCCCTGGAAGCATTCAACCCATACCAGATATGGCTCATCGTGGTCATCCTTACGGGCATAAGCTTCATCGGCTACTTTTTAGTCAAGTGGTTCGGGGCAGGCCTGGGGCTACCACTCACGGGCTTAATGGGAGGCCTTGCCTCGAGCACGGCGGTCACCACCTCCATGGCGATGAGAGCGCGCGAAAATTCAGAACTGATGTATCCGGCGATGGTCGCCTCCACCCTCTCAAACATGGTCATGCTCCTACGAGTCGTATTCATAATATCAATCTTTTTCGCAGGACTCATCCCATACGTGTACCCGCCAGTAGGCATGATGTGCATGACGAGCATACTGGTGGCCTCATACTTTTACCTTCAGGGCCGCGGAAATGGAAAGGCAGGCCAGATCCAGCTCAAGACGCCATTCAACATCGTGCCGGCGCTTTTATTCGCCGCCTTCATAACGATAGTGCTTTTCATTTCCCGTGCTGCGCTCCTTTACCTGGGCAGCTATGGCCTGTTCCTGACCTCAGCGGCGGCAGGCCTGGCCGACGTAGACGCCATAACGGTTTCAACGGCCAGGCTTGCGGCGAGCGGCCTGGCGGACCCGTCGACGGCCGTGACGGCCATCATGATCGCAGTATTCGTAAACCTTGCAGTACACAGCGCATACGCCTTTTACTTCGGCACCAAAAGGTTCGGCCTATACAACGCTGCCATGGCCGCCATAGTGATCGCCTCAGGCATCATTGTAGTAGCCCTCACATGA
- a CDS encoding SIMPL domain-containing protein, translated as MEFKQGLMLGLGIFLALAVMFAVIGRAAADEAPLSYAGSKERTITVTGTGSVYTVPDIAKFSAGVVTESNTSADALQKNAQLMDKVVGAIRQTGIPEKDIRTGKVTLEPVYNHYSQPQGSTEKPKIVGYRATNTITVTVRDLSRVGDAVDAATNAGANKVAGVSFELSEERSSAAYKEALKKAVSDGADKARTIADAAGTGALTLKSISESGTYYPQPCYVEWGGADSARAAPMATPVLPGEQKVQATVSMAYAFE; from the coding sequence ATGGAGTTTAAGCAAGGGCTTATGCTGGGCTTAGGCATTTTTTTGGCTTTGGCCGTCATGTTCGCAGTCATCGGGAGGGCGGCCGCCGATGAGGCCCCCCTCTCCTACGCGGGAAGCAAGGAGCGTACCATTACTGTGACGGGCACCGGGTCAGTGTACACGGTGCCGGACATTGCGAAGTTTAGCGCTGGCGTGGTGACCGAGTCGAATACTTCCGCTGACGCTCTGCAGAAGAACGCCCAGCTTATGGATAAGGTGGTCGGCGCCATCAGGCAGACGGGCATACCTGAGAAGGATATCAGGACTGGCAAGGTTACTCTTGAGCCCGTGTATAACCATTATTCTCAGCCTCAGGGCTCTACTGAGAAGCCCAAAATCGTGGGCTATAGGGCTACGAATACCATAACGGTGACGGTAAGGGACCTGTCCAGGGTGGGCGATGCCGTCGACGCCGCCACCAATGCGGGTGCCAATAAGGTCGCTGGCGTGTCCTTTGAGCTATCCGAGGAAAGGTCTTCCGCCGCATATAAGGAGGCATTGAAGAAGGCCGTTAGCGATGGCGCTGACAAGGCAAGAACCATTGCGGATGCTGCCGGGACGGGCGCATTGACGCTCAAGTCTATCTCCGAGTCGGGCACTTATTACCCGCAGCCCTGCTACGTGGAATGGGGCGGCGCAGATTCTGCCAGGGCTGCGCCCATGGCCACGCCAGTCTTGCCTGGCGAGCAGAAGGTGCAGGCCACGGTCTCGATGGCGTACGCGTTTGAGTAG
- a CDS encoding universal stress protein: protein MAGPIKAQQAGQISEPRVEVIKLKRDLGVFGSFSIGFADVGADIYVALGLVLFFAGGAAPLALAIAALGYIFTALSYAELASAIPMAGGASIFAREAFDDFWGFVAGWGLLLDYTIDIALFGWITMGYLGSFLANLGMAGVPYVGALSGLNSINAPGSPSYTFQAVGTIALCIILMALNYIGIRESANLNIALSIISIISEATLLLAGFALVWSLPTFIHNITQLGSGVSWTSFGWGITVAMVSFIGLESISQAAEETRRPDRTIPKSTKALIVAVMLAGLLLCTLAVGLPTMSPSTLGTTYQNDPVTGVAKGISMGLSPSNPLVALLPLWVGLLGVLMLLMSTNTGVIGASRVTYSMSRHKIMPVWFSKLHPKYRVPTRTIIIFSLASIGFVLFVWFMGTYKLSHEDPTIILGDLYNYGALVSFMLVNLSLIMLRNKRPELYRPYKSPFAFKVRAGDKRWVVPVLPLLGFFVCLFVWMLVLNLHEIGKIVGTLWFVAGIAMYLVYRRSQNLDWREHIPGTQVTHPDVAHELHPEIAHELKGRYESAIQKAVPKGKAAYHEILVPLSRPETVENIIDIACGLLEEGGRLHLMTAIAVPPQLPTQAAVMDDSASSLLMSAIDKAKRRGVNATAEAVTSRSVAEAIAQSAMGKRCDLIVMGSSQRTIAEKVLFGSIVDGVLRNAPCDVAVFSYTNDMKPIRYEKILVPTSGYLHATRALEVAITLQRKFKGSITSMYVSKKAESEEAEAILEGVNRMAQGSGVNHSAIFLAGNVADSIIKVAGEGKYDLIIIGATERPAYHKWLLGSTADEVVKRAPCNVLVVRMKK from the coding sequence ATGGCCGGACCGATAAAGGCACAGCAGGCAGGGCAAATATCCGAACCCAGAGTAGAGGTCATAAAGCTAAAAAGGGACCTTGGAGTTTTCGGATCATTCTCCATAGGCTTTGCAGACGTGGGCGCCGATATATACGTGGCCTTAGGGCTGGTCCTGTTCTTTGCCGGCGGAGCCGCCCCCCTCGCTCTTGCAATCGCCGCCCTCGGCTACATATTCACAGCGCTGAGCTACGCGGAGCTCGCTTCAGCGATACCGATGGCCGGGGGAGCGTCGATATTTGCCAGGGAGGCTTTCGACGATTTCTGGGGCTTTGTCGCAGGATGGGGGCTATTACTTGATTACACCATCGATATAGCCCTGTTTGGCTGGATAACGATGGGCTACCTTGGCAGCTTCCTCGCAAACCTGGGCATGGCGGGAGTGCCTTACGTTGGGGCGCTCTCCGGGCTTAATAGCATCAATGCTCCAGGCTCGCCCAGCTACACGTTCCAGGCCGTTGGCACCATCGCGCTATGTATCATTTTAATGGCCTTAAACTATATCGGCATCAGGGAGTCGGCTAACCTGAATATCGCCCTATCGATAATAAGCATTATAAGCGAGGCGACACTCCTGCTGGCCGGGTTCGCCCTCGTCTGGAGCCTCCCGACCTTCATCCATAACATCACCCAGCTCGGCAGCGGGGTATCATGGACGAGCTTTGGCTGGGGAATTACCGTGGCTATGGTATCTTTCATCGGCCTGGAATCCATATCCCAGGCTGCCGAGGAGACCAGGAGGCCGGACAGGACCATCCCCAAGTCTACAAAGGCCCTGATAGTCGCCGTCATGCTCGCAGGGCTGCTATTATGCACCCTGGCGGTAGGGCTTCCAACCATGTCTCCATCCACTCTGGGCACGACTTATCAAAACGACCCTGTCACGGGCGTCGCTAAAGGAATAAGCATGGGGCTGAGCCCCTCCAATCCACTCGTAGCATTATTACCGCTCTGGGTGGGACTGCTCGGCGTGCTCATGCTGCTCATGTCTACGAATACGGGCGTTATAGGCGCATCCAGGGTCACGTACTCCATGTCCCGCCATAAGATAATGCCCGTATGGTTCAGCAAGCTACACCCAAAGTACAGGGTTCCCACCAGGACCATCATCATATTCAGCCTCGCATCCATAGGCTTCGTACTTTTCGTATGGTTCATGGGCACCTATAAGTTGAGCCACGAGGACCCCACGATAATCCTGGGAGACCTTTATAATTATGGGGCGCTCGTGTCGTTCATGCTGGTCAACCTGTCGCTCATCATGCTGAGGAATAAAAGGCCTGAGCTCTACAGGCCGTATAAGTCGCCATTCGCTTTCAAAGTTAGGGCTGGAGATAAAAGGTGGGTTGTGCCGGTCCTGCCTCTGCTGGGGTTCTTTGTCTGCCTCTTCGTATGGATGCTGGTCCTGAACTTGCACGAGATCGGGAAAATAGTGGGTACGCTATGGTTTGTGGCGGGCATAGCGATGTACCTCGTATACAGGCGGAGCCAGAACCTCGACTGGAGGGAGCACATCCCGGGCACCCAGGTCACCCACCCTGATGTAGCCCACGAGCTGCACCCGGAGATCGCCCACGAGCTTAAGGGCAGGTATGAAAGCGCCATTCAAAAAGCAGTGCCGAAAGGAAAAGCCGCTTACCACGAGATACTCGTACCCCTATCAAGGCCGGAAACGGTCGAAAACATCATTGATATCGCATGCGGCCTGCTGGAAGAGGGTGGAAGGCTACACCTGATGACGGCCATAGCTGTGCCGCCCCAGCTTCCTACCCAGGCCGCGGTGATGGACGATAGCGCATCCTCGCTCCTCATGTCAGCCATAGATAAAGCGAAGAGGAGGGGGGTAAACGCTACTGCGGAGGCTGTAACGTCCAGGTCGGTTGCGGAGGCGATAGCCCAGTCCGCGATGGGCAAGCGATGCGACCTCATAGTCATGGGGTCTAGCCAGCGTACGATTGCCGAGAAGGTATTGTTCGGGAGCATCGTGGACGGCGTGTTGAGGAACGCGCCGTGCGATGTGGCCGTATTCAGCTATACAAACGACATGAAGCCCATACGATATGAAAAGATACTCGTCCCAACCTCAGGGTATTTACACGCGACAAGGGCTCTTGAGGTTGCCATCACCCTGCAAAGAAAGTTTAAGGGTAGCATAACGTCGATGTACGTAAGCAAAAAGGCAGAATCGGAAGAAGCTGAAGCCATCCTTGAAGGAGTTAACAGGATGGCCCAGGGTTCTGGCGTCAACCACTCTGCAATATTCCTCGCGGGCAACGTGGCAGATAGCATCATTAAAGTGGCAGGGGAAGGGAAATACGACCTGATAATAATAGGGGCCACCGAGCGGCCTGCTTACCATAAATGGCTTTTAGGGAGCACGGCCGACGAGGTCGTGAAGAGGGCGCCGTGTAACGTGCTGGTCGTGAGGATGAAAAAATAG
- a CDS encoding universal stress protein: MYGKMLIPITRTSNLKFLVDFVNHFLKPGGEITFLHVIASELFTISPAEWRRAMSTISTTHLLSASEGMRVDYRVKKSLSVAAGILDEATSGGYDLILMANSTYRKHLKYIFGSNVDEVIRKARVEVIAFRYMDDREMRYNRILIPTSGHQHSVSAARLAEQLYRQHGSDITVLYVGDSNEEAIKALKPVSESLTAMGIKHRALHRRGPVVETILDEADKGYDLMMIGATERPLYYQFLLGSTADRLVKKAPCPILMVKSASTQQ; this comes from the coding sequence GTGTACGGGAAGATGCTCATACCCATCACGAGAACGTCCAACCTGAAGTTTCTCGTGGACTTCGTCAACCATTTCCTGAAGCCCGGAGGGGAGATCACTTTTTTACATGTCATCGCATCGGAGCTTTTCACGATCTCCCCGGCAGAGTGGAGGAGGGCTATGAGCACTATCTCTACGACGCACCTCCTCTCTGCCTCGGAAGGCATGAGGGTCGACTACAGGGTCAAAAAATCCTTATCCGTGGCGGCGGGGATACTGGATGAGGCCACCTCCGGCGGATACGACCTGATACTCATGGCCAATTCGACTTACAGGAAGCATTTAAAGTACATCTTCGGGAGCAACGTGGACGAGGTCATAAGAAAGGCGAGGGTCGAGGTCATAGCCTTCAGGTACATGGACGATAGGGAAATGAGGTATAATAGGATATTGATCCCCACCTCAGGGCACCAGCACTCGGTGAGCGCCGCACGGCTGGCAGAGCAGCTATACAGGCAGCATGGTAGCGACATCACGGTCCTCTACGTCGGAGACAGCAACGAGGAGGCTATAAAGGCCCTCAAGCCTGTCAGCGAAAGCTTAACCGCCATGGGCATAAAGCATCGTGCGCTACACAGGAGAGGCCCCGTTGTGGAGACCATACTGGACGAGGCGGATAAAGGGTACGACCTCATGATGATAGGAGCAACGGAGAGGCCGCTATACTACCAGTTCTTGCTGGGCTCGACCGCGGACAGGCTGGTTAAGAAGGCTCCCTGCCCTATTTTAATGGTAAAGTCAGCGTCCACTCAACAGTAA
- a CDS encoding DUF7714 family protein: MIFPSHCRLVGVVDKYARKDYRPEDAVYFSTQYLLIFDAPDRCEVYEVQGEGEDIMRRRGHARKISEADETLVFEQQVDITNRADLIKKAAKLCKNGINTVVFRGVDKHYNFVHKPDLSALTEVDVFDVAPPWPAWLAFNIKRQDEAGMYGDMMLDFKYHVVDLKDYEDPGRTTIFPCRASGLNGLFLDSLDLEPVGDIKLVGCNTSKLVFEARYPGKAYEHVNICPLSSPKPSRPFILRCCQSERLGLKNINGTKGVAVHWGANPREIFEAVKLLAAELKR, from the coding sequence ATGATATTCCCATCTCATTGCAGGCTCGTCGGCGTGGTCGATAAGTATGCCAGGAAGGATTACCGGCCCGAGGACGCGGTATATTTTTCCACGCAATACCTGCTCATTTTCGATGCGCCCGATAGGTGCGAGGTGTATGAGGTGCAGGGCGAGGGCGAAGACATAATGAGGAGGAGGGGGCACGCTCGTAAGATTTCTGAGGCTGACGAGACACTGGTGTTTGAGCAACAGGTGGATATCACAAACAGGGCTGACCTGATAAAAAAGGCCGCAAAGCTATGCAAGAATGGCATCAATACCGTCGTGTTCAGGGGGGTCGATAAGCACTACAATTTCGTGCATAAGCCCGACCTCTCCGCCCTCACGGAGGTGGACGTGTTCGACGTTGCCCCGCCCTGGCCCGCCTGGCTGGCGTTTAATATAAAAAGGCAGGACGAGGCGGGCATGTATGGAGATATGATGCTCGACTTCAAGTACCATGTAGTAGACCTGAAGGACTATGAGGACCCTGGCAGGACGACCATATTCCCCTGCCGCGCCTCCGGCCTTAACGGGCTGTTCCTCGACTCCCTTGACCTGGAGCCTGTAGGAGACATCAAGCTCGTGGGATGTAACACGTCAAAGCTCGTGTTTGAGGCGAGGTACCCGGGGAAGGCATACGAGCATGTTAATATATGCCCTCTATCCAGCCCCAAGCCATCCCGCCCCTTCATATTGAGGTGCTGCCAGTCGGAAAGGCTCGGCCTGAAAAACATCAACGGAACAAAGGGGGTGGCCGTCCACTGGGGCGCCAACCCCAGGGAAATATTCGAAGCCGTCAAGCTATTGGCGGCCGAGCTTAAACGATAA
- a CDS encoding isocitrate/isopropylmalate dehydrogenase family protein, producing MRIAVLPGDGIGREVVPVAVDVLKAVLPGAEYVHVDVGHERFLREGVAMSEEDFENVKKCDCILFGAITTPPKKCYRSVILTLRRELDMYANVRPFKSCLVSPYRVDFTIYRENCEDLYCGMEEVSEDMVLSTRKITRHASERIARMACRRPGLKKLTIVHKANVLRSCELFRDVCIEVAKELSVPYEEMLVDAMAYNLIRDPSRFDTIVTTNLFGDILSDEAAALIGGLGLSPSANIGDRYALFEPVHGSAPDIAGKGIANPIAAVLSAKMLLEWAGRGKEAEMVQRAVDRTLADGVLTPDLGGAYKTSDVRRSLLKYLEAP from the coding sequence ATGAGGATAGCCGTGTTGCCTGGCGACGGCATAGGCAGGGAGGTCGTGCCGGTCGCCGTGGACGTATTAAAGGCAGTTTTGCCCGGCGCAGAGTACGTCCACGTCGATGTGGGCCATGAGCGCTTCCTCCGCGAGGGCGTCGCAATGTCCGAGGAGGACTTCGAAAACGTTAAAAAATGTGATTGCATACTGTTTGGCGCCATTACCACTCCTCCAAAGAAGTGCTACAGGAGCGTCATCCTGACGCTGCGCAGGGAGCTAGACATGTACGCCAACGTCAGGCCTTTCAAGTCGTGCCTGGTATCGCCCTACCGGGTAGACTTTACCATTTATAGGGAGAACTGTGAGGATTTATATTGTGGCATGGAGGAGGTATCTGAGGACATGGTCCTCTCCACCAGGAAGATAACGAGGCATGCCAGCGAGCGCATAGCCAGGATGGCGTGCCGGCGGCCCGGCCTGAAAAAGCTGACCATCGTCCATAAGGCCAACGTGCTGCGCTCCTGCGAGCTTTTCAGGGATGTTTGCATAGAGGTGGCTAAGGAACTGAGCGTGCCTTATGAGGAGATGCTCGTGGACGCTATGGCATACAACCTTATAAGAGACCCGTCGAGGTTTGACACTATCGTCACCACCAACCTTTTCGGCGACATCCTGTCCGATGAGGCTGCAGCGCTCATAGGGGGCCTGGGGCTTTCTCCCAGCGCCAACATTGGAGACCGCTACGCCCTCTTTGAGCCGGTGCACGGCAGCGCCCCTGACATAGCCGGGAAGGGCATAGCCAACCCCATCGCCGCCGTCCTTAGCGCTAAGATGCTGCTCGAATGGGCGGGGCGCGGTAAGGAGGCGGAGATGGTGCAGCGGGCCGTCGATAGGACGCTGGCGGATGGCGTGCTCACCCCCGACCTGGGCGGCGCGTATAAGACCTCGGACGTTAGGCGATCACTGCTAAAATATCTGGAGGCACCATGA